Proteins from one Setaria italica strain Yugu1 chromosome V, Setaria_italica_v2.0, whole genome shotgun sequence genomic window:
- the LOC101759080 gene encoding cell division cycle protein 123 homolog — protein MLLEELLRCQIHEWYPAFRRHSIPTVIIPLPAAFLRYLAGKAAYPDADADSDEEPLPFLLPAITSGRQPFAPIHAHHPDPVSLLNSELFFGSSTEDVHDPDADHPHRPEFPELEAAIDAAIAELGGAALPKLNWSAPKDATFMSADGTTGCTCFAEVAMLLRASDCVAHDLASARQSCEDFVHPEGARRNARKVSAGAEEGARPNANETDCSRGINDAPSDSREIGEEGGKTNAVDCDLKDAPEEERYGDTWVDDGFQYYLALRKWYPGLRPESEFRCFVRERKLVAVSQRDASAYYPSLPGWSSEVQPKIEDFFEEVIEPQFGSNSYTFDVYVRSDGRVKLIDFNPWGGYTLPLLFTWEELEEEGRGHELEFRVVMQQGAVRPGLMTAVPYDMLDWGEGSGWDVFLKKADEELGRQMNSPDGHS, from the coding sequence ATGCTTCTCGAGGAGCTGCTCCGCTGCCAGATCCACGAGTGGTACCCAGCCTTCCGCCGCCACTCCATCCCCACCGTCATCATCCCGCtccccgccgccttcctccgctACCTCGCTGGAAAAGCGGCCTatcccgacgccgacgccgactcCGATGAGGAACCGCTCCCGTTCCTCCTCCCCGCGATAACCTCCGGCCGCCAGCCCTTCGCGCCCATCCACGCGCACCACCCCGACCCGGTCTCCCTCCTCAACTCCGAGCTCTTCTTCGGCTCCAGCACCGAGGACGTCCACGACCCCGACGCGGACCACCCTCACCGGCCGGAGTTCCCGGAGCTGGAGGCGGCCATCGACGCCGCCATCGCGGAGCTAGGCGGCGCCGCGCTCCCCAAGCTCAACTGGAGCGCGCCCAAGGACGCCACCTTCATGTCCGCGGACGGCACGACCGGGTGCACGTGCTTCGCCGAGGTTGCCATGCTGCTCCGCGCCTCCGACTGTGTGGCCCACGACCTTGCCTCCGCGCGCCAATCGTGCGAGGATTTTGTGCACCCGGAGGGTGCTCGACGGAATGCCCGGAAGGTTAGTGCTGGTGCCGAGGAAGGTGCTCGGCCAAATGCCAATGAAACTGATTGTAGCAGAGGCATCAATGATGCTCCGAGTGATTCAAGGGAGATAGGCGAGGAGGGAGGCAAGACAAATGCTGTGGACTGTGATTTGAAAGATGCACCGGAAGAAGAAAGATACGGGGATACTTGGGTGGATGATGGCTTCCAATACTATCTTGCCCTCCGCAAGTGGTACCCAGGCCTCCGCCCAGAGTCAGAGTTCAGATGCTTCGTACGGGAGCGGAAGCTGGTTGCTGTGTCCCAGAGAGATGCATCAGCTTACTACCCATCATTGCCTGGATGGAGTTCTGAGGTACAACCAAAGATTGAGGATTTTTTTGAGGAAGTAATTGAGCCACAGTTTGGCTCAAACAGCTATACATTTGATGTGTATGTGAGAAGTGATGGGCGGGTCAAGTTGATAGATTTCAATCCATGGGGTGGTTATACCTTGCCGCTGCTGTTTACTTGGGAGGAGcttgaggaggaaggaagagggcATGAGCTAGAGTTTAGAGTGGTCATGCAGCAGGGTGCAGTCAGGCCAGGATTGATGACAGCAGTGCCATATGATATGCTGGATTGGGGGGAGGGAAGTGGCTGGGATGTTTTTCTGAAGAAGGCTGATGAAGAGCTCGGCAGACAGATGAACTCACCAGATGGTCATTCATAA
- the LOC105914503 gene encoding uncharacterized protein LOC105914503, with translation MESQRVVVVVEDAAAARAALQWAVGNFIRGGDSITLLHVCPPARSRRKRRRLRLGGFQLALAFKDLCNGIAEAKVEIVVTEGELGETVVATVNNLGATTLVVGLHDKSFLYSAPSPYTRVRSLGCRVLAVRQHATARDGFLNAELTQIETISLHIPPPKIPFPMFTFPLGVIWRRSKRRK, from the exons ATGGAGAGCCAGCGCGTGGTGGTGGTCGTGGaggacgcggccgccgcccgcgccgcgctgcAGTGGGCCGTCGGCAACTTCATCCGCGGTGGCGACTCCATCACGCTGCTCCACGTCTGCCCGCCCGCGCGGTCGCGCcggaagcgccgccgcctccgcctcggcggcTTCCAGCTCGCGCTCGCCTTCAAGGACCTCTGCAACGGCATCGCCGAG GCCAAGGTGGAGATCGTGGTGACGGAGGGGGAGCTCGGGGAGACGGTGGTGGCGACGGTGAACAACCTCGGCGCCACCACGCTCGTCGTTGGCCTCCACGACAAGAGCTTCCTCTACAG CGCGCCGAGCCCGTACACGAGGGTGAGGAGCCTGGGGTGCAGGGTCCTCGCCGTCCGGCAGCACGCCACGGCGCGGGACGGCTTCTTGAACGCCGAGCTCACACAGATCGAGACCATAAGCTTGCA CATACCACCGCCGAAGATCCCGTTCCCGATGTTCACGTTTCCGCTTGGCGTGATATGGAGAAGATCGAAGCGGAGGAAGTGA
- the LOC111255653 gene encoding uncharacterized protein LOC111255653 has protein sequence MGNSTLTDMTLLPGVEPIVAGLAAGSSSPGQEGKAKKKPMKSLYLKFFDTAPDGKSRICRLCRKSYCMTTATGNLGKHLNNRHPGYHQLPEGPSFPAQNTIQTTMVTRSRKPHVPVRARAQAQPQVQTQSQIQDQAQAQAQAKVHSQPKAKPTVDIDHVNWLLLRWLIGSSLPPSTLEDNMLIDSCKYLSSSVRLWPKEKVQEITLEVFRSMKEDVKASLQCISSRLSVTLDFWTSYEKILYMSVRCHWIDENWVSQKVLLDVCRIPYPCTGSKILQVLTDVLVTYNIDSRVLACTHNNSQHSIDACHELEQELKSRKLHFCYIPCAARTLKVIIEAGLENVKPILSKIREFILQTNSNQEMMEDFKHWTEVYHEGSWKLPFDHSANWSSDYNMLDVVKKAPNAMDSTIKKVEEIFGPRDWVLSTTEKSVIDALHSYLEPFFKTTTNLCNCKLPTVGLVFFFMDHVFELIKMCHNSSHQEWLKNVASNMSETADNFISEAYSIYTFTAAILDPRIKGELIPETLNSASNLEDARNHFVRDYSNTFQAVGNGHGAQDTTEEAGAFSFAEEIIRKRRRVSMTTAADELSQYLAEPPAPISTDALEWWRGHSSRYPRLSLMARDFLAIQGTSMDPEELFTSKGDNIHKQQYCLPLSSMQATMCVKSWMQSGYHFNFQSTIIDFESLVKSATAPGDIDGHN, from the exons ATGGGGAACTCGACTCTCACAGACATGACGCTCCTGCCCGGCGTCGAGCCTATAGTGGCGGGGCTGGCCGCTGGATCCTCCTCGCCGGGCCAGGAGGGCAAGGCCAAGAAGAAGCCCATGAAGTCCCTCTACCTCAAGTTCTTCGACACCGCGCCCGACGGCAAGTCCCGCATCTGCAGGCTCTGCAGGAAGAGCTACTGCATGACCACAGCCACGG GGAATTTGGGAAAGCATCTTAATAACCGCCACCCTGGTTATCACCAACTTCCTGAGGGCCCCAGCTTCCCCGCCCAGAATACCATACAGACTACCATGGTTACTAGAAGCAGGAAACCTCATGTTCCAGTGCGAGCTCGGGCCCAAGCACAGCCTCAagttcaaactcaatctcaaatTCAAGATCAAGctcaagctcaagctcaagCTAAAGTTCATTCTCAACCTAAGGCGAAACCAACTGTTGATATTGACCATGTCAACTGGTTACTTCTTAGGTGGCTTATTGGCTCCTCCCTTCCACCTTCCACCCTCGAAGATAACATGCTTATCGACAGTTGCAAGTACCTGAGCTCGTCTGTCAGGCTCTGGCCAAAAGAAAAGGTTCAAGAGATTACCCTTGAAGTGTTCAGAAGTATGAAGGAGGATGTCAAAGCATCTCTGCAATGTATCAGTTCCCGGCTCTCTGTTACTCTGGACTTTTGGACTTCGTATGAGAAAATCTTATACATGTCCGTCAGGTGCCATTGGATTGATGAAAATTGGGTCTCACAGAAAGTTCTACTTGATGTGTGTCGTATCCCATACCCATGCACTGGCTCCAAGATCTTGCAAGTTCTAACGGATGTCTTGGTGACATATAACATTGATTCAAGAGTCCTTGCTTGCACACACAATAACAGCCAACATTCAATAGATGCTTGTCATGAGCTCGAACAGGAGCTCAAGTCCCGTAAACTCCACTTTTGTTACATTCCTTGTGCTGCTAGAACACTGAAGGTTATTATTGAAGCAGGCCTGgaaaatgtcaaaccaattttgtCCAAGATCCGTGAGTTTATTCTTCAAACCAATTCAAATCAGGAGATGATGGAGGATTTTAAGCACTGGACTGAAGTTTATCATGAAGGCTCATGGAAACTCCCCTTTGACCATTCAGCAAATTGGAGCAGCGATTATAATATGCTTGATGTGGTAAAGAAG GCACCTAATGCAATGGATAGTACCATCAAGAAGGTTGAAGAGATCTTTGGACCAAGGGATTGGGTTCTGAGTACCACAGAAAAATCAGTGATCGATGCGTTGCACTCGTACCTTGAGCCTTTTTTCAAAACTACTACCAACCTGTGTAATTGCAAGCTTCCAACTGTTGGGCTGGTCTTCTTCTTCATGGACCATGTCTTTGAGTTGATCAAAATGTGCCACAACAGCAGCCACCAAGAATGGCTCAAGAACGTTGCCAGTAACATGTCCGAGACAGCTGATAACTTTATATCTGAAGCTTACAGCATCTACACCTTCACAGCTGCGATTCTTGATCCAAGGATTAAGGGAGAGCTCATCCCAGAAACCCTGAACTCCGCGAGCAACTTAGAAGATGCAAGGAACCATTTTGTCAGGGACTACAGCAACACCTTCCAAGCTGTTGGAAATGGTCATGGTGCTCAGGACACCACGGAGGAAGCTGGCGCATTCTCCTTTGCTGAAGAGATTATCCGTAAGCGACGTCGGGTGAGCATGACCACTGCTGCTGACGAGCTCTCTCAGTATCTCGCTGAGCCCCCTGCACCAATTTCCACTGACGCCCTTGAATGGTGGAGGGGGCATTCCTCCCGCTACCCACGGCTCTCCTTGATGGCCCGAGACTTTTTGGCGATTCAGGGGACCTCAATGGATCCTGAAGAACTGTTCACAAGTAAAGGCGACAACATCCACAAGCAGCAGTACTGCCTTCCCCTTAGTAGTATGCAGGCTACAATGTGCGTAAAATCATGGATGCAAAGCGGGTATCACTTCAATTTTCAGTCAACCATCATAGATTTCGAGAGTTTGGTCAAATCTGCTACTGCTCCTGGTGATATTGATGGTCATAACTGA
- the LOC101756933 gene encoding transcription factor bHLH83, with protein MAQAASKRGGMQQQLRPTVMYDDEPSAMSLELFGYHGGGVVDGDGAALSLQLAFDDDNFKHGGGCGGASAGGDYYGGWAGYGGSGGASSSSSSSVLSFEQAGSGGGHHHLAYGDDGCALWMDAAAGMVENPAQQHGSACRFGLVSPGSSADDDTGLHFQELGSVQPPAKATNKRARPDGEVQAAVAKKQCGGSGGRKSKAKAAPAPTKDPQSVAAKVRRERIAEKLKVLQDLVPNGTKVDLVTMLEKAITYVKFLQLQVKVLAADEFWPAQGGKAPELSQVKDALDALLSSQQYPNK; from the exons ATGGCTCAGGCAGCAAGCAAGCGCGGTGgtatgcagcagcagctccgGCCAACGGTGATGTACGACGACGAGCCATCCGCCATGTCACTCGAGCTCTTCGGctaccacggcggcggcgtcgtggacggcgacggcgcggccctCTCGCTGCAGCTCGCCTTCGACGACGACAACTTCAAGCatggcggcgggtgcggcggcgcctcggccggcggcgactACTACGGCGGCTGGGCCGGGTACGGCGGCTCGGGCGGcgccagctccagctccagctcgtCGGTGCTCAGCTTCGAgcaggccggcagcggcggcggacacCACCACCTCGCCTACGGCGACGACGGGTGCGCGCTGTggatggacgccgccgccggcatggtCGAGAATCCGGCGCAGCAGCACGGATCCGCCTGCAGGTTTGGGCTCGTGAGCCCAGGCAGCTCGGCCGATGATGATACCGGCCTACACTTCCAGGAGCTCGGCTCCGTCCAGCCGCCGGCCAAGGCCACGAACAAGCGCGCACGTCCG GATGGTGAGGTGCAAGCTGCAGTGGCGAAGAAGCAgtgtggcggcagcggcggcaggaagAGCAAGGCCAAGGCTGCTCCGGCTCCTACCAAGGACCCTCAAAGCGTAGCTGCAAAG GTTCGAAGAGAGAGGATCGCCGAGAAGCTCAAAGTCCTGCAAGATCTTGTGCCCAATGGCACCAAG GTGGATTTGGTCACCATGCTAGAGAAGGCGATCACCTATGTCAAGTTCCTCCAGCTGCAAGTCAAG GTGTTGGCTGCCGATGAGTTCTGGCCTGCACAAGGAGGGAAGGCACCGGAGCTCTCTCAAGTGAAGGACGCCTTGGACGCCCTCCTGTCGTCCCAGCAGTACCCTAACAAATGA
- the LOC101759891 gene encoding wall-associated receptor kinase 2 has protein sequence MGVVASLALVVLLFGVALSPAPASAQQPADCPDRCGNISVPYPFGIGARCARDFGYELVCNHSYKPPRLTFFPPLPTPTSILAGRRLNLVSLSLADGEAVALVNAYRECGNSTTGLVSNDRNRTTYLSLLGSATYRLSAARNRFVTLGCPTLGYLSDDRGYYVTGCTSVCRPSDWNAVPPGACTGVGCCQSRVPPNVSFYEPSVQRLGENQRSFLASFLENTTACRYAFVAEDGWVENTYRGRPEFNRTDDFAVPVVLDWAIRNVANCDAAKRNETGYMCRSANSDCVDSTNGVGYRCTCSQGYEGNPYLLDDRGCKDINECQHLDKYPCYGVCTNVLGGYKCDCHPGFSGDAIKNDCRPKDKFTLALKVVTGVSVGVFLSVFMCFWLYLGLQKRKLIRTRQRFFEQNGGVILQQQMHSGGGAGGFKIFSTEELEKATNNFAADRVLGRGGHGVVYKGVLDDNMMVAIKKSKMMEAAQTKEFAREMFILSQINHRNVVKLLGCCLEVEVPVLVYEFVSNGTLYHYIHGKEPNVEDIALDTRLRIAAESAEALSYMHSSASPPILHGDVKTANILLDDKLNAKVSDFGASKLAPTDEAEIATLVQGTCGYLDPEYLMTCQLTDKSDVYSFGVVVLELLTRKKALYLDGPEEDRSLVSRFTTSVKAGRHRELLDTQVRNEMDDEMLAEIAHLLMRCLSMNGEERPTMKEVAERLERLRRYQQHPWAEADRNAEENQSLLSMEQLNSNYQFRQHDVLDLEEVSTYTFSL, from the exons ATGGGGGTCGTTGCCAGCTTAGCCTTAGTGGTGTTGCTGTTCGGCGTGGCcctgtcgccggcgccggcgtcagCTCAGCAGCCGGCGGACTGCCCCGACAGGTGCGGCAACATCAGCGTCCCCTACCCTTTCGGCATCGGCGCCCGCTGCGCCCGTGACTTTGGCTACGAGCTCGTCTGCAACCACTCCTACAAACCTCCGCGCCTCACCTTCTTCCCTCCGCTCCCCACACCCACCTCCATTCTCGCCGGGCGCCGGCTGAACCTTGTCAGCCTGTCCCTCGCCGACGGTGAGGCCGTGGCCCTCGTCAACGCCTACCGCGAGTGCGGCAACAGCACGACGGGCCTGGTCAGCAACGACAGGAACCGGACGACGTACCTGTCCCTCCTCGGCAGCGCCACCTACCGGTTGTCGGCGGCGAGGAACCGCTTCGTCACGCTCGGCTGCCCGACTCTCGGCTACCTCAGCGACGACAGGGGGTATTACGTCACCGGCTGCACGTCGGTGTGCCGGCCGTCGGACTGGAACGCCGTCCCGCCGGGGGCGTGCACCGGCGTGGGGTGCTGCCAGAGCAGGGTGCCCCCGAACGTCAGCTTCTACGAGCCCTCTGTTCAGCGCTTGGGGGAGAACCAAAGGAGCTTCCTCGCGAGCTTCCTCGAGAACACGACGGCTTGCCGGTACGCGTTCGTGGCGGAGGACGGGTGGGTCGAGAACACCTACCGTGGCCGCCCGGAGTTCAACCGGACCGACGACTTCGCCGTGCCCGTCGTGCTCGACTGGGCCATCCGGAACGTCGCCAACTGCGACGCCGCCAAGCGCAACGAGACGGGCTACATGTGCCGGAGCGCCAACAGCGACTGTGTCGACTCCACCAACGGCGTCGGGTACCGGTGCACCTGTTCCCAGGGCTACGAGGGCAACCCCTACCTTCTCGACGATCGTGGATGCAAAG ACATTAACGAGTGCCAACACTTGGACAAGTACCCATGCTACGGAGTCTGCACAAATGTGCTGGGAGGCTACAAGTGTGATTGCCACCCTGGATTCAGCGGAGATGCCATCAAGAATGATTGCCGTCCAAAGGACAAGTTCACGTTAGCCCTCAAAGTAGTAACAG GGGTCAGTGTTGGTGTGTTCTTGTCGGTGTTCATGTGCTTTTGGCTCTACCTAGGGCTCCAGAAGAGGAAGCTCATCAGAACAAGGCAAAGATTCTTCGAGCAGAATGGAGGGGTGATCCTCCAGCAGCAGATGCACTCCGGCGGAGGTGCCGGTGGGTTCAAGATATTCTCCACGGAAGAGCTTGAGAAGgccaccaacaacttcgccgctGACCGTGTTCTCGGCCGCGGTGGTCACGGTGTCGTCTACAAGGGTGTCCTGGACGACAACATGATGGTGGCCATCAAGAAGTCCAAGATGATGGAGGCAGCCCAAACCAAGGAGTTTGCTAGAGAAATGTTCATCCTCTCCCAGATCAACCACAGGAACGTTGTCAAGCTTCTGGGCTGCTGCCTTGAGGTTGAAGTGCCCGTGTTGGTCTATGAATTTGTCTCAAACGGCACCCTCTACCACTACATCCATGGCAAGGAACCCAACGTTGAAGACATAGCACTTGATACCCGTCTTCGCATAGCGGCAGAGTCGGCAGAGGCGCTCTCCTACATGCACTCGTCTGCTTCACCGCCAATCCTCCATGGAGATGTCAAGACAGCCAACATCCTGCTTGATGACAAGCTCAACGCCAAAGTTTCAGATTTTGGTGCGTCAAAACTAGCACCAACTGATGAGGCAGAGATTGCAACGCTGGTGCAGGGAACTTGTGGGTACTTAGACCCTGAATACCTAATGACATGCCAATTAACTGATAAGAGCGACGTCTATAGTTTTGGTGTCGTTGTGCTAGAGCTTCTAACCAGGAAGAAGGCATTGTACCTGGACGGGCCAGAGGAAGACAGGAGCCTAGTGTCACGCTTCACCACATCAGTGAAGGCTGGTCGTCATCGAGAGCTTCTGGACACCCAGGTAAGGAACGAGATGGATGACGAAATGCTCGCTGAAATTGCACACCTTCTGATGCGATGCCTAAGCATGAACGGGGAAGAACGACCAACGATGAAGGAGGTAGCAGAGAGGCTGGAGAGGCTGAGGAGATACCAGCAGCACCCTTGGGCTGAAGCTGACCGCAATGCCGAGGAGAATCAGAGCTTGCTCAGCATGGAACAGCTGAATTCCAATTACCAATTCAGGCAGCATGATGTTCTTGATCTGGAAGAAGTAAGTACATATACGTTTAGTTTGTAA
- the LOC101759486 gene encoding protein MOTHER of FT and TFL1 homolog 2 codes for MARFVEPLVVGRVIGEVVDLFVPSISMTVAYGPKDISNGRLLKPSATAAPPLVRISGRRNDLYTLIMTDPDAPSPSDPTMREYLHWIVTNIPGGTDATKGEEVVEYMGPRPPVGIHRYVLVLFEQKTRVNAEAPGERANFNTRAFAAAHELGLPTAVVYFNAQKEPANRRR; via the exons ATGGCCAGGTTCGTGGAACCGCTGGTGGTGGGGCGGGTGATCGGCGAGGTGGTGGACCTGTTCGTGCCCTCCATCTCCATGACCGTCGCGTACGGCCCCAAGGACATCAGCAACGGCCGCCTCCTCAagccctccgccaccgccgcgccgccgctcgtccgCATCTCCGGCCGCCGCAACGACCTCTACACGCTG ATCATGACGGACCCGGATGCGCCTAGCCCCAGCGACCCCACCATGAGGGAGTACCTCCACTG GATAGTGACCAACATACCAGGGGGaacagatgcaacaaaag gggaggaggtggtggagtacATGGGCCCGCGGCCGCCGGTGGGGATCCACCGCTACGTGCTGGTGCTGTTCGAGCAGAAGACGCGCGTGAACGCCGAGGCGCCCGGGGAGCGCGCCAACTTCAACACCCGCGCGTTCGCGGCGGCGCACGAGCTCGGCCTCCCCACCGCCGTCGTCTACTTCAACGCCCAGAAGGAGcccgccaaccgccgccgctaG